A single Microbacterium sp. YJN-G DNA region contains:
- a CDS encoding gamma-glutamyl-gamma-aminobutyrate hydrolase family protein: MPRPLIAVTADRSVQQSAFGPRDSTLQVLSYAEAVVSAGGRPAILPATETIPEDLLDGFDALLLTGGGDLSPEMYGQAPDEAVYGVSPFRDRFETALVRDARERGLPILAICRGLQLINVLRGGTLIQHLDGHWQTRPSNEADHEIAVEPTSLLAGIVGERMAVNSYHHQAVARLGEGLTVTARAGEVVEAFEDPSANLIAVQWHPEHLYLTSPDNHALFDDLVRRASAYTERKPAHV, translated from the coding sequence ATGCCTCGTCCACTTATCGCAGTCACCGCCGACCGGAGCGTGCAGCAGTCCGCTTTCGGTCCGCGGGACTCCACACTTCAGGTGCTCAGCTACGCCGAAGCCGTTGTCTCTGCGGGCGGCCGACCGGCGATCCTCCCGGCCACGGAGACGATCCCGGAGGACCTGCTCGACGGTTTCGACGCGCTTCTCCTCACCGGTGGCGGCGACCTGTCCCCGGAGATGTACGGGCAGGCGCCGGACGAGGCCGTATACGGTGTCAGCCCCTTCCGTGACCGTTTCGAGACGGCCCTTGTGCGTGACGCCCGTGAGCGAGGACTGCCGATCCTGGCGATCTGCCGGGGGCTGCAGCTCATCAATGTCCTGCGCGGGGGCACGCTCATCCAGCACCTCGACGGGCACTGGCAGACCCGCCCGTCGAACGAAGCGGACCACGAGATCGCCGTCGAACCGACATCACTTCTTGCGGGCATCGTCGGAGAGCGGATGGCGGTGAACAGTTACCACCACCAGGCCGTAGCGCGTCTGGGCGAGGGGCTGACCGTCACCGCACGCGCAGGGGAAGTGGTCGAAGCGTTCGAGGACCCGTCCGCCAACCTCATCGCAGTGCAATGGCACCCGGAGCACCTGTACCTGACCTCACCAGACAACCATGCTCTGTTCGACGACCTTGTTCGCCGGGCGAGCGCGTACACCGAAAGGAAACCGGCTCATGTCTGA
- a CDS encoding SDR family NAD(P)-dependent oxidoreductase: MGNRLEGRFAAVTGAASGNGRAIAEKLLDEGASLAAIDLNPDALESVFGGRDNVINIRANVADEDSVRAGFAKVADEFGRLDVLVNNAGIVKFGTFEDLSVAEWDQVFAVNSTGPFIVSREAYGLLRAGDGDHTRSIVNITSVEAHIVISSSGHPQIHYNASKGALLQLTRALAVEAASSGIRVNAVAPGFIETPFTAEALGKEEVRNWLLERTPMGRIGKPEDVANGVAFLASDESSWVTGTTLFVDGGWTIY; encoded by the coding sequence ATGGGAAATCGACTTGAAGGACGTTTCGCTGCGGTCACCGGAGCCGCGTCCGGAAACGGTCGTGCTATCGCTGAGAAGCTGCTCGATGAGGGAGCATCGCTCGCTGCCATCGACCTGAACCCGGATGCCCTCGAATCGGTGTTCGGCGGCCGCGACAACGTCATCAACATCCGGGCGAACGTCGCCGATGAGGACAGCGTCCGTGCCGGCTTCGCGAAGGTCGCCGACGAGTTCGGACGCCTCGACGTGCTGGTCAACAACGCCGGCATCGTGAAGTTCGGCACTTTCGAGGACCTTTCCGTCGCGGAATGGGATCAGGTGTTCGCCGTGAACTCCACCGGTCCGTTCATCGTGTCTCGCGAGGCATACGGCCTCCTGCGAGCTGGTGACGGTGATCACACGCGCTCCATCGTGAACATCACCTCGGTCGAAGCGCACATCGTGATCTCTTCGAGCGGCCACCCCCAGATCCACTACAACGCTTCCAAGGGTGCCCTGCTGCAGCTCACCCGCGCTCTGGCTGTCGAGGCCGCTTCCTCCGGCATTCGAGTCAACGCGGTCGCGCCCGGATTCATCGAAACGCCATTCACGGCCGAGGCACTCGGGAAGGAAGAGGTCCGCAACTGGCTGCTCGAGCGCACCCCGATGGGACGCATCGGCAAGCCCGAGGACGTCGCCAACGGCGTGGCATTCCTCGCCTCGGACGAGTCGAGCTGGGTGACCGGGACGACGCTGTTCGTCGACGGTGGTTGGACGATCTACTGA
- a CDS encoding glutamine synthetase family protein, with translation MNNEVLIEDPKRYVEEFVAEHGIKVIKIGAPDIDGLWRGKRLTAKYFVESAYKAGTNICNILFGWDIEDASIPNLTFTGWHTGYPDVNLRPDLTTLRLVPGEPGVASVICDLYNPDGTPLEQSPRGVLRRIVDRAAALGYTPVCAYEFEFYLFEGTPRELARRNWRDLEPITNGNHTYSVYRDSGTEHVIGLIRDQLAEQGVFIEASNSEHGAGQFEVNIHYGDAIQAADSALLLKHTVKEIAAAHGLTASFMAKINPGQAGSSGHVHQSLISAEDEDALFANPTTPGELSSIGNAYLAGLVAGSRDFTALYLPTVNSYKRVEGGQWAGSSATWGVDNRTVAIRSIPSAGAAARVENRIAGADANPYLVLAANIASGLSGLEKSLTPPEAVTGNAYEQDGDAAVRLPHTLEAAIAVFADSDLAKEYFGEEFVRHYTETRQWEVQQFHKAVTDWETSRYLEHI, from the coding sequence ATGAACAATGAGGTTCTGATCGAAGATCCGAAGCGCTACGTCGAAGAGTTCGTCGCCGAGCACGGGATCAAGGTCATCAAGATCGGTGCACCCGACATCGACGGCCTCTGGCGTGGCAAGCGCCTTACGGCGAAGTACTTCGTGGAGTCCGCGTACAAAGCCGGAACGAACATCTGCAACATCCTCTTCGGCTGGGACATTGAAGACGCCAGTATCCCGAACCTCACGTTCACCGGCTGGCACACCGGCTACCCGGACGTGAACCTGCGGCCCGACCTCACGACACTGAGGCTGGTTCCGGGTGAGCCGGGTGTGGCCTCCGTCATCTGCGACCTCTACAACCCCGATGGCACACCGTTGGAGCAGTCGCCTCGCGGCGTCCTGCGTCGTATCGTCGACCGAGCTGCAGCCCTCGGATACACCCCGGTCTGCGCATACGAATTCGAGTTCTACCTGTTCGAGGGAACTCCGCGCGAACTCGCGCGCCGCAACTGGCGTGACCTGGAGCCGATCACCAACGGCAACCACACGTACAGCGTCTACCGCGACTCGGGCACCGAGCACGTGATCGGACTCATCCGTGACCAGCTCGCAGAGCAGGGCGTGTTCATTGAGGCCAGCAACAGCGAGCACGGCGCTGGCCAGTTCGAAGTCAACATCCATTACGGTGACGCCATCCAGGCAGCGGACAGCGCCCTGCTCCTCAAGCACACCGTCAAGGAGATCGCCGCAGCCCACGGGCTCACTGCATCGTTCATGGCCAAGATCAACCCCGGGCAGGCGGGTTCGTCCGGACACGTGCACCAGAGCCTGATCAGCGCCGAGGACGAGGACGCCCTGTTCGCGAACCCCACCACTCCCGGCGAGCTCAGCAGCATCGGAAACGCCTACCTCGCCGGGCTCGTCGCCGGCTCCCGCGACTTCACCGCTCTGTACCTTCCGACCGTCAACTCCTACAAGCGAGTCGAAGGCGGACAATGGGCAGGATCCAGCGCCACATGGGGTGTCGACAACCGCACCGTGGCCATCCGCAGCATCCCATCGGCGGGGGCTGCAGCACGTGTGGAGAACCGTATCGCGGGAGCGGACGCCAACCCGTACCTGGTCCTCGCCGCCAACATCGCGTCGGGTCTGAGTGGCTTGGAGAAATCGCTCACCCCGCCGGAGGCCGTGACCGGCAACGCGTACGAGCAGGACGGCGATGCCGCTGTTCGTCTGCCGCACACGCTGGAAGCAGCCATCGCTGTGTTTGCGGACAGCGACCTGGCGAAGGAGTACTTCGGTGAGGAATTCGTCCGCCACTACACGGAGACCCGCCAGTGGGAGGTGCAGCAGTTCCACAAGGCTGTCACCGACTGGGAGACGTCCCGCTACCTCGAACACATCTGA
- a CDS encoding APC family permease, which translates to MATNSTRRATAEVSTDLLKGSIRFFTIVLMVTAAAAPLVVVSTYIPISFANGAGMSTALTYVAATLILLVFAVGFAQMAKRITAAGAFYNYTTQGLGRPIGLGAGWTVMLAYSMIVPAISGGFGYFTSAMLENYFGWAVPWWVCSVAGVIIMFVISYFKVTLTGKILGIALGLEVLVVFFVATAVIVQGGAQGQMPEAFNPAGWLAAPAIGIGFFFAFWSWIGFETTAIYGEETTDPKQSVPRATYIAVITLGVFYSFAAYAGIVGFGDQTMEQAGTLVGDYYFVLADMYTWHFMRVLMDFLVITGFFACAFAFHNNASRYFFSMGRDRILPAALGRTHDKHKSPYVANGVQAAIAIIVILLFALGGADPLLQLGGWLPIFCTAGVVFVQLLVSLAVIFYFNRVGRSGPGATWKTLVAPAIGVIAQAIVLVLLVVYIPFLAGADVVVVNLIPLYVLLIALAGVVYALYLRKRRPAEYARIGKIYDEEELPDALDATIAGEAPARS; encoded by the coding sequence ATGGCGACAAACTCAACACGGCGGGCGACCGCGGAAGTCTCAACCGACCTGCTGAAAGGCTCGATCCGGTTCTTCACCATCGTCCTCATGGTGACCGCGGCGGCGGCGCCCCTGGTGGTGGTATCCACCTACATCCCGATCTCGTTCGCGAACGGAGCGGGAATGTCCACAGCGCTGACGTACGTCGCCGCCACACTCATCCTGCTGGTGTTCGCGGTCGGGTTCGCCCAGATGGCGAAGCGGATCACCGCTGCCGGGGCGTTCTACAACTACACGACACAGGGACTGGGCCGACCGATTGGACTGGGTGCCGGCTGGACGGTCATGCTTGCTTACAGCATGATCGTTCCGGCTATCAGCGGCGGGTTCGGCTACTTCACCTCAGCGATGCTGGAGAACTACTTCGGGTGGGCCGTCCCGTGGTGGGTGTGCAGTGTCGCAGGAGTGATCATCATGTTCGTGATCTCGTACTTCAAGGTCACGCTCACCGGCAAGATTCTCGGTATCGCGCTCGGGCTTGAGGTCCTCGTCGTCTTCTTCGTCGCAACCGCCGTGATTGTTCAAGGCGGAGCTCAGGGGCAGATGCCCGAGGCATTCAACCCGGCAGGATGGTTGGCCGCGCCGGCAATCGGTATTGGCTTCTTCTTCGCGTTCTGGTCCTGGATCGGCTTCGAGACGACGGCCATCTACGGCGAGGAGACAACGGACCCGAAGCAGTCCGTTCCCCGGGCCACCTACATCGCCGTCATCACCCTCGGCGTGTTCTACAGCTTCGCCGCCTACGCCGGCATCGTCGGGTTCGGGGACCAGACCATGGAGCAGGCTGGCACTCTTGTCGGCGACTACTACTTCGTCCTCGCCGACATGTACACCTGGCATTTCATGCGCGTTCTGATGGATTTCCTCGTGATCACCGGGTTCTTCGCCTGTGCGTTCGCTTTCCACAACAACGCCTCGCGGTACTTCTTCTCCATGGGGCGTGACCGCATCTTGCCTGCAGCTCTCGGGCGCACGCACGACAAGCACAAGTCGCCATACGTCGCGAACGGCGTCCAGGCAGCCATCGCGATCATCGTCATCCTCCTGTTCGCTCTCGGCGGCGCGGACCCGCTTCTGCAGTTGGGTGGATGGTTGCCGATCTTCTGCACCGCTGGTGTTGTCTTCGTGCAGCTGCTGGTCTCCCTCGCGGTGATCTTCTACTTCAACCGTGTGGGCCGCTCCGGTCCCGGCGCGACCTGGAAGACGCTGGTCGCTCCGGCCATCGGGGTCATCGCACAGGCCATCGTGCTGGTCCTACTGGTCGTCTACATCCCGTTCCTCGCCGGCGCGGATGTGGTGGTCGTCAACCTGATCCCGCTCTATGTTCTGCTCATCGCCCTCGCAGGCGTGGTCTACGCCTTGTATCTCCGCAAGCGCCGACCTGCGGAGTATGCCCGGATCGGGAAGATCTACGACGAGGAGGAGCTGCCCGACGCACTCGATGCGACAATCGCGGGCGAAGCGCCCGCGCGCTCCTGA
- a CDS encoding type 1 glutamine amidotransferase — protein sequence MTDTSASHRPTLLVIQPDAIGDLDRLGEWIAEEGVDVSVVRPYDGDEIPGLGDVDGLVVLGGGMGAMDVEDFPWLEDIKERLREAVATELPTLGICLGAQLLADATGGHVRRGDAGLESGVVAVNWQQEAENDPLVAGLPRPLLAGAMHFDGIVSLPEDAVLLGTGEKYRHQVFRLSCAWGVQFHPELSPARFESWRPLIPEEHRCTYDVQAEEFKSSDAAVKEGTKALAERFANIVRARAQG from the coding sequence ATGACAGACACCTCGGCATCCCACCGCCCCACTTTGCTTGTGATCCAGCCTGATGCGATTGGCGATCTGGATCGGCTCGGCGAGTGGATCGCCGAGGAGGGGGTCGATGTCAGTGTGGTGCGACCATATGACGGGGATGAGATTCCCGGTCTCGGCGACGTAGATGGGCTCGTGGTGCTCGGCGGCGGCATGGGGGCGATGGACGTGGAGGATTTCCCGTGGCTTGAAGACATCAAGGAGCGCCTGCGTGAAGCCGTGGCCACGGAGTTGCCGACGCTGGGCATCTGTCTTGGTGCGCAACTGCTCGCCGACGCCACAGGTGGACACGTTCGCCGCGGTGATGCGGGTCTGGAAAGCGGGGTCGTCGCCGTGAATTGGCAGCAGGAGGCCGAAAACGATCCTCTTGTCGCCGGCCTTCCCCGCCCGCTGCTGGCGGGCGCAATGCACTTCGACGGCATCGTGAGCTTGCCCGAGGATGCGGTGCTGCTGGGGACGGGCGAGAAGTACCGCCACCAGGTGTTCCGTCTGTCCTGCGCCTGGGGAGTGCAGTTTCATCCAGAACTCTCGCCGGCGCGATTCGAAAGCTGGCGTCCGCTGATCCCGGAGGAGCACCGGTGCACCTATGACGTCCAGGCCGAGGAGTTCAAGTCGTCCGACGCCGCTGTGAAGGAAGGGACGAAGGCCCTCGCCGAGCGCTTCGCGAACATCGTTCGCGCCCGAGCACAAGGGTAA
- a CDS encoding alcohol dehydrogenase catalytic domain-containing protein, translating into MARLPIRAAVLHTAGAPLDHRTLLLDEPLHGEVLVRSGAIGLCHSDLHYADGTLPMDVPAVLGHEVAGVVERVGPGVNRVKVGDRVVATVTPSCGACPKCVSGNATLCERTSQRRHRDRPKLETEDGTPVSMLGGMGTFAEAFVLDEASLAVLPDTVGLDVACLLGCCISTGVGAVTHGAQVSPDDTVAVIGCGGVGMAAIQAARMCGALRVIAIDLHPEKLMLATEMGATDVVVSGPMSEVIDAVREIVPNGVTRSFEAVGRPETAELAFDLLAPRGIATILGLMPAGKRISVDAGALIEGDRRIQGAYMGANQFLADVPMLVDQYERGVLDLRAMVTSVIPFSDINAGLQAMRSPETIRTVVSFE; encoded by the coding sequence ATGGCACGACTGCCGATCCGCGCCGCGGTGCTGCACACCGCGGGTGCACCGCTGGACCATCGCACGCTGCTCCTGGATGAGCCGCTCCACGGTGAGGTGCTGGTGCGCTCTGGCGCCATCGGGCTGTGTCACAGCGACCTCCACTACGCCGATGGCACGCTCCCCATGGATGTGCCAGCTGTCCTCGGTCACGAGGTCGCCGGCGTCGTCGAACGTGTCGGACCAGGCGTAAATCGAGTGAAGGTCGGCGACCGGGTTGTTGCCACCGTCACCCCCAGCTGCGGCGCGTGTCCGAAGTGTGTGTCAGGCAATGCGACGCTCTGTGAGCGCACATCGCAGCGCCGCCACCGGGATCGTCCGAAACTGGAGACCGAAGACGGTACGCCCGTGTCAATGCTGGGCGGGATGGGCACATTCGCTGAAGCGTTCGTCCTCGATGAAGCCTCGCTCGCGGTGCTGCCTGACACTGTTGGTCTGGATGTCGCCTGTCTCCTCGGCTGTTGCATCAGCACCGGCGTCGGCGCGGTCACGCACGGCGCACAGGTGAGCCCCGATGACACCGTTGCCGTCATCGGGTGTGGCGGTGTCGGCATGGCCGCGATTCAAGCCGCTCGCATGTGCGGAGCACTGCGAGTCATCGCCATCGACCTGCACCCAGAGAAGCTGATGCTCGCCACCGAGATGGGGGCGACGGATGTCGTCGTATCCGGACCGATGTCGGAGGTCATCGACGCCGTGCGGGAGATCGTCCCGAACGGCGTGACGCGTTCGTTCGAAGCGGTTGGGCGACCAGAAACCGCCGAACTCGCGTTCGATCTGCTAGCACCGCGCGGCATCGCCACGATCCTGGGACTCATGCCGGCAGGTAAGCGCATCAGCGTCGACGCCGGCGCTCTCATCGAAGGCGACCGCCGCATCCAGGGCGCCTACATGGGAGCCAATCAGTTCCTCGCCGACGTTCCGATGCTCGTCGATCAGTACGAGCGCGGCGTCCTCGACCTGCGGGCGATGGTGACGTCCGTCATCCCGTTCTCCGACATCAACGCAGGGCTGCAAGCGATGCGCTCCCCCGAAACCATCCGCACGGTGGTGTCGTTCGAATGA
- a CDS encoding aldehyde dehydrogenase family protein: MRGNDVTVSVPVVETRSWIDGRWAVPDHEIGSLHDPNTGARRGPQRENSTESVADAIAAADRLFTAQILDDLGPASRAAALGEWAALLDDAAEDIALQDSLSTGNPLSTTCMLAGSLGARVRSLAAEVLNLGDGKELPASGRTVRLLNRSLGPTLILAPWNAPTFVAVSKLAAAFGAGSPSILKPSEWTPAGAQIAFELFVQVLDARALPAASVQLVHGGASVGSALTSDPRVRVITFTGGLAAGRAVARAAAESLANVQLELGSNNPAVVLEGADVERTASDLIAGMTRLNGQWCEAPGKILVPRSMHDTLTDALVAEAGRIRIMHSLEPDCDLGPLAYEAHRDRLEASVAGHEARGAQVRRIGTKPAADGWFFAPTVITGLPAAAASEELFGPAVTVHPYDDVADAISDANAAGGGLDAFVFGADEDEAIQVGGRLLAGEVRVNGTKMADLAGESQQTFWGTSGVGGHGPAQGVAFYQGRRVVGVDDPSLPI; this comes from the coding sequence ATGAGAGGAAACGATGTGACGGTGTCAGTACCGGTTGTCGAGACGCGATCCTGGATCGATGGCCGTTGGGCCGTCCCGGACCACGAAATCGGTTCGCTTCACGACCCGAACACCGGGGCACGGCGTGGCCCTCAGCGTGAGAACTCCACCGAATCGGTAGCGGATGCCATCGCCGCGGCGGACCGCTTGTTCACGGCGCAGATCCTCGACGATCTGGGCCCGGCATCCCGCGCTGCCGCCCTCGGAGAATGGGCGGCCCTTCTCGATGACGCAGCCGAGGACATCGCACTGCAGGATTCGCTGTCCACAGGCAACCCGCTCTCCACCACGTGCATGCTGGCGGGCTCACTCGGCGCGCGGGTGCGTTCCCTGGCCGCAGAAGTCCTGAACCTCGGAGACGGTAAGGAACTGCCTGCATCGGGCCGCACCGTCCGGCTGCTCAATCGTTCCCTGGGTCCGACTCTGATCCTCGCGCCGTGGAACGCGCCGACCTTCGTCGCTGTCTCCAAGCTCGCCGCGGCCTTCGGTGCGGGCTCGCCCTCGATTCTGAAGCCGTCCGAATGGACGCCGGCGGGCGCGCAGATTGCGTTCGAGTTGTTCGTTCAGGTGTTGGATGCCCGCGCCCTCCCCGCCGCATCCGTGCAGCTCGTTCACGGTGGCGCGAGCGTCGGCAGTGCGCTGACCTCGGATCCTCGGGTTCGTGTCATCACCTTCACAGGGGGTCTCGCCGCTGGCCGAGCGGTCGCCCGCGCCGCCGCCGAGTCCCTTGCGAACGTGCAGCTCGAGCTCGGGTCGAACAATCCCGCCGTCGTCCTCGAAGGCGCAGATGTGGAAAGGACCGCATCTGACCTCATCGCGGGTATGACACGCCTGAACGGACAGTGGTGCGAAGCGCCCGGGAAGATCCTCGTCCCGAGGTCCATGCACGACACGCTCACGGACGCGCTCGTGGCCGAAGCGGGGCGCATTCGGATCATGCACTCACTCGAACCCGACTGTGACCTCGGGCCTCTCGCCTACGAAGCACATCGCGACCGCCTCGAGGCCTCCGTCGCTGGACACGAAGCTCGAGGGGCGCAGGTCCGCCGCATCGGAACGAAGCCGGCGGCGGATGGTTGGTTCTTCGCCCCGACTGTGATCACGGGGCTTCCTGCTGCTGCAGCATCGGAGGAACTGTTCGGCCCGGCAGTGACTGTGCATCCCTACGACGACGTCGCGGATGCCATCTCCGACGCGAACGCCGCCGGCGGCGGGCTGGACGCGTTCGTATTCGGCGCAGACGAGGACGAAGCGATCCAGGTCGGCGGCCGTCTTCTCGCCGGAGAGGTCAGGGTGAACGGCACCAAAATGGCCGACCTGGCGGGGGAATCACAACAGACCTTCTGGGGCACGTCCGGGGTGGGAGGTCACGGCCCCGCTCAAGGCGTCGCCTTCTACCAGGGGCGTCGGGTCGTGGGCGTCGACGACCCCTCCCTGCCCATCTAG
- the ald gene encoding alanine dehydrogenase encodes MIIGVPTEVKNNENRVAATPAGVAELAAHGHRVLVQAGAGVGSAFSDDEYADACAELLPDAESVWAAADMILKVKEPVSSEYSLMRKDQVLFTYLHLAADAPLTQALLDSGTTAIAYETVQLPDRSLPLLSPMSEVAGRLSTQVGANQLMRSQGGRGLLLGGVPGAPKGKVVIIGGGVAGEHAATMALGLGAEVTLLDVNLPRLRALEARFDGRVTTLRSSPYTIAAAVEDADLVIGSVLIPGASAPKLVTDEMVARMRPGSVLVDIAIDQGGCFEGSRPTTHDDPTFPVHDAIYYCVANMPGAVPRTSTISLTNATLPYALAIADKGWRAALAADASLARGLSTHEGVLTNAAVGEALGIESAAVERVLAA; translated from the coding sequence ATGATCATCGGTGTTCCCACGGAAGTGAAGAACAATGAGAACCGTGTCGCAGCGACACCTGCCGGTGTCGCCGAACTTGCCGCGCACGGGCATCGCGTGCTCGTCCAGGCTGGGGCTGGTGTCGGCAGCGCATTCTCGGACGACGAGTATGCCGACGCCTGCGCCGAGCTCCTTCCTGACGCGGAATCGGTCTGGGCAGCAGCCGACATGATCTTGAAGGTCAAGGAGCCTGTCAGCAGCGAGTACTCCCTCATGCGCAAGGACCAGGTCCTTTTCACGTACCTGCACCTCGCCGCGGATGCCCCGCTGACGCAGGCCCTGCTCGACAGCGGCACGACCGCCATCGCCTACGAGACGGTGCAGCTTCCGGACCGCAGCCTTCCGTTGCTTTCACCGATGTCGGAGGTCGCGGGCAGGCTCTCCACCCAGGTGGGCGCGAACCAGCTGATGCGGTCGCAGGGCGGACGCGGGCTTCTCCTCGGCGGCGTCCCGGGCGCACCGAAAGGCAAGGTCGTTATCATCGGCGGTGGCGTCGCAGGCGAACACGCGGCCACGATGGCGCTGGGGCTCGGAGCGGAGGTTACGCTGCTCGATGTAAACCTCCCCCGTCTGCGCGCGCTCGAAGCACGCTTTGACGGCCGTGTCACCACCCTGCGCTCAAGCCCGTACACCATCGCCGCTGCGGTGGAGGATGCGGACCTCGTCATCGGCTCCGTCCTCATTCCCGGGGCCAGCGCTCCCAAGCTCGTCACCGACGAGATGGTGGCGCGCATGCGCCCCGGATCCGTCCTCGTGGACATCGCTATCGACCAGGGCGGATGCTTCGAAGGCTCCCGCCCTACGACTCACGATGATCCCACCTTCCCTGTTCACGACGCTATCTACTACTGCGTGGCGAACATGCCGGGCGCTGTGCCCCGTACGTCGACGATTTCTCTGACGAACGCGACCCTGCCCTACGCGCTGGCCATTGCCGATAAGGGATGGCGGGCGGCGCTGGCCGCCGATGCGTCGCTGGCTCGCGGACTCAGCACTCATGAGGGCGTGCTCACGAACGCGGCCGTTGGCGAAGCTCTCGGAATCGAAAGCGCCGCCGTCGAACGGGTCCTCGCGGCCTGA
- a CDS encoding HtaA domain-containing protein yields the protein MNTPRFDTRADLGFAWSVKDSFLRYIRSMPDGAIHWGDGASVTSDGQFYFPLTSVTRTTEGLDLQFGGEVRFLAHRGLLAVTLESPIIRVTRTTATLINGVEGGRDELCEMNLPPQTHDDDVLMWLDAPVTLTAAGSELFAGTYALHEVMAPMTIRIPLARDTTSPAGTLTAADV from the coding sequence ATGAACACACCGCGTTTCGACACCCGCGCCGACCTGGGTTTCGCTTGGAGTGTCAAGGACTCCTTTCTCCGGTACATCCGCAGCATGCCGGACGGCGCTATCCACTGGGGCGACGGCGCGTCCGTCACCAGCGACGGCCAGTTCTACTTCCCACTGACATCGGTGACTCGGACAACAGAGGGCTTGGACCTTCAGTTCGGCGGAGAAGTCCGGTTCCTCGCTCACCGCGGACTGCTCGCCGTCACCCTCGAATCCCCAATCATCCGCGTTACGCGAACCACGGCGACACTCATCAATGGCGTCGAGGGCGGACGGGACGAGCTGTGCGAAATGAACCTGCCCCCGCAGACCCATGACGACGACGTCCTCATGTGGTTGGACGCACCTGTGACGTTGACCGCCGCCGGCTCCGAGCTGTTCGCGGGAACGTACGCGCTGCATGAGGTCATGGCTCCGATGACTATTCGCATTCCCCTCGCGAGGGACACGACGTCCCCTGCGGGCACGCTCACCGCCGCAGACGTTTGA
- the trxA gene encoding thioredoxin, translating to MATVEITKDNLEKTIDAGGVVLLDFWAEWCGPCRMFGPIFEAASEARPDVVFGKVDTEAQRELAAGFQITSIPTLMAFRDGILVFSQPGALPASGLDQVLDAVQDLDMDDVRAKIAEREESDSR from the coding sequence ATGGCAACTGTGGAGATCACCAAGGACAACCTCGAGAAGACCATCGACGCCGGCGGCGTCGTGTTGCTGGATTTCTGGGCGGAATGGTGCGGCCCGTGTCGCATGTTCGGCCCCATCTTCGAGGCGGCGTCAGAAGCACGCCCGGACGTCGTGTTCGGCAAGGTCGATACGGAGGCGCAGCGCGAGCTCGCCGCCGGATTCCAGATCACATCGATCCCGACGCTGATGGCGTTCCGTGACGGGATCCTCGTTTTCAGCCAGCCCGGTGCCCTGCCCGCCTCTGGGCTCGACCAAGTTCTCGACGCGGTACAGGACCTTGACATGGACGACGTACGGGCGAAGATCGCAGAGCGTGAAGAAAGTGACTCGCGGTGA